Proteins co-encoded in one Clostridia bacterium genomic window:
- a CDS encoding methyl-accepting chemotaxis protein, with translation MGTRKRSSLVMRLTITLLLLTVIPLAILTVVINQNTSAALMEKTKDQLAGSAEKQANSVRQGLQDQQKSVAQWALSDTVTSLDPKRILPFFKAIIGSDETYETILLLDKQGNLIINSAGESGISYADLPCFKDALQGKPAISDMMFSKSTGNPIYAVAAPVKNQAGEIAAVLAATISSKSLNQIVGNAQLGQTGKVFMVNKDGYFLTAPGNNYALVLKQKVETAAWNELKQGQSGHGIYADQNGNEVVGAYTTVIPDLGWGLILEQNTSEALAQVQTLTRQLIVAMVIIAALVTLVSLVVARSIVRPIARLVSAADQLAAGDLTIQVQSNSRDEIGRLAASFNAMATALRSLIGKISSSAQAVSAHAEELSTSTEEAQKSIQQVSTAIQEMTSGANDQASQAQNMADMVNRITDAIQETTTRIDAVAQASQQTESLVGDGLKAMENQNQKMQENRAAAQNVAQAVHSMVQQAQEVGQILETISQIADQTNLLALNAAIEAARAGEHGRGFAVVAEEVRKLAEGSAHAAEEIGLIIDKIQAGARKAANEVDKSYAVIEAQQTAADQANQVFGQISKAVNSVTESIQEIASFAEQVNNHAQGISNNIQSIAAVAEENAAVVEEVSASTEEQNATAEEIAASAQSLAQLALELQEAVAQFKLS, from the coding sequence GTGGGCACACGCAAGAGATCTAGCTTAGTCATGCGACTGACCATCACCCTCCTCCTTCTTACCGTCATCCCCTTAGCCATATTGACTGTAGTCATCAACCAAAACACCAGCGCCGCCCTCATGGAAAAGACCAAGGACCAGCTGGCCGGTTCTGCCGAAAAGCAGGCTAATTCCGTTCGCCAGGGTTTGCAGGACCAGCAAAAGAGCGTAGCCCAGTGGGCATTGTCAGATACCGTAACCTCCCTAGACCCGAAACGCATCCTTCCCTTTTTCAAGGCAATAATCGGCAGCGACGAAACTTATGAGACCATCTTGCTCCTTGACAAGCAAGGCAACCTCATCATCAATAGCGCCGGAGAAAGCGGTATCTCTTACGCCGATCTCCCCTGTTTTAAAGATGCCCTACAGGGCAAGCCGGCCATAAGCGACATGATGTTCTCCAAGAGTACCGGCAACCCTATCTACGCAGTTGCCGCTCCAGTGAAAAACCAAGCCGGGGAAATAGCCGCGGTGCTAGCAGCTACCATCAGCAGCAAGTCCCTGAATCAAATTGTTGGCAATGCCCAATTGGGACAAACCGGAAAGGTCTTTATGGTAAATAAGGATGGCTATTTCCTGACCGCGCCTGGAAATAATTACGCCCTGGTTTTAAAACAAAAAGTTGAAACCGCCGCTTGGAATGAGCTGAAACAAGGCCAGTCCGGGCATGGCATTTACGCCGACCAGAACGGAAATGAGGTGGTGGGAGCCTATACCACGGTAATACCGGATTTGGGATGGGGCTTGATATTGGAGCAAAACACCTCCGAGGCTTTAGCCCAGGTGCAAACCCTGACCCGCCAGCTCATAGTAGCTATGGTTATTATTGCCGCCCTGGTCACATTGGTTTCACTGGTAGTGGCCAGAAGCATCGTCCGGCCCATAGCCAGGCTGGTAAGCGCAGCCGACCAGTTGGCTGCCGGCGATTTGACCATTCAAGTGCAAAGCAATTCCCGGGACGAGATTGGCCGCCTGGCTGCGAGCTTTAACGCCATGGCCACTGCCTTGCGCAGCCTGATCGGTAAAATCTCCAGTAGCGCCCAAGCGGTATCCGCTCATGCCGAAGAGCTCAGCACCAGTACCGAAGAAGCTCAGAAATCGATCCAACAAGTAAGCACCGCGATTCAGGAAATGACCAGCGGTGCCAACGATCAGGCCAGCCAGGCCCAAAACATGGCAGATATGGTTAATCGTATTACCGACGCTATCCAGGAAACCACCACTAGGATCGATGCCGTAGCCCAGGCTTCCCAGCAAACCGAGAGCTTAGTCGGAGACGGGCTGAAAGCGATGGAAAACCAAAACCAGAAAATGCAGGAGAACCGGGCGGCCGCACAAAATGTAGCCCAGGCAGTGCATAGTATGGTCCAACAAGCCCAGGAAGTAGGGCAAATCTTGGAGACCATTTCGCAGATCGCCGATCAAACCAATCTACTAGCACTCAATGCGGCCATAGAAGCCGCCCGCGCTGGAGAGCATGGGCGCGGATTCGCGGTGGTGGCCGAAGAGGTCCGTAAGCTAGCCGAGGGATCCGCCCATGCCGCTGAAGAGATCGGGCTGATCATTGACAAGATCCAAGCCGGTGCCCGCAAGGCAGCCAATGAAGTTGATAAGTCTTACGCCGTCATCGAAGCCCAGCAGACCGCCGCTGATCAGGCCAACCAGGTCTTCGGTCAGATTTCTAAAGCCGTGAATAGTGTGACCGAGAGCATACAAGAAATAGCCAGCTTCGCTGAACAGGTGAACAACCATGCCCAAGGCATCAGTAACAACATCCAGTCCATCGCCGCAGTAGCCGAGGAGAATGCCGCCGTCGTGGAAGAAGTATCGGCCAGTACTGAAGAACAAAATGCCACAGCCGA